A portion of the Mesorhizobium shangrilense genome contains these proteins:
- the nifH gene encoding nitrogenase iron protein — protein sequence MSGLRQIAFYGKGGIGKSTTSQNTLAALVDLGQKILIVGCDPKADSTRLILNSKAQDTVLHLAAEEGSVEDLELQDVLKVGYKGIKCVESGGPEPGVGCAGRGVITSINFLEENGAYDDVDYVSYDVLGDVVCGGFAMPIREGKAQEIYIVMSGEMMALYAANNIAKGILKYAHSGGVRLGGLICNERQTDRELDLAEALASRLNSKLIHFVPRDNIVQHAELRKMSVIQYAPDSKQAGEYRALAEKIHGNSGQGTVPTPITMEELEDMLLDFGIMKTDEQMLAELQAKEAVKAVAQ from the coding sequence ATGTCAGGTCTGCGTCAGATCGCATTCTACGGCAAGGGGGGCATCGGCAAGTCCACCACCTCCCAAAATACGCTCGCCGCACTTGTCGACCTTGGGCAGAAGATCCTCATCGTCGGCTGCGACCCCAAAGCCGACTCCACGCGCCTGATCCTGAACTCGAAGGCGCAGGATACGGTCCTGCACCTCGCGGCAGAGGAAGGTTCGGTCGAAGACCTCGAACTCCAGGACGTGCTCAAGGTCGGCTACAAAGGCATCAAGTGCGTGGAATCCGGCGGTCCCGAGCCGGGTGTCGGCTGCGCCGGGCGCGGCGTCATCACCTCGATCAACTTCCTCGAGGAGAACGGCGCCTATGACGATGTCGACTATGTCTCCTACGACGTGCTCGGGGACGTGGTGTGCGGCGGCTTCGCGATGCCGATCCGCGAGGGCAAGGCCCAGGAAATCTACATTGTCATGTCCGGCGAGATGATGGCGCTCTATGCCGCCAACAACATCGCCAAGGGCATCCTGAAATATGCCCATTCGGGCGGCGTGCGTCTCGGCGGCCTGATTTGCAACGAGCGTCAAACCGACCGCGAGCTCGACCTAGCCGAAGCACTGGCTTCCAGGCTCAATTCCAAGCTCATCCATTTCGTGCCGCGCGACAACATCGTCCAGCACGCCGAGCTCAGGAAGATGTCAGTGATCCAGTATGCGCCGGACTCCAAGCAGGCGGGGGAATACCGCGCGCTGGCCGAGAAGATCCATGGCAATTCGGGGCAGGGCACCGTGCCGACCCCGATCACAATGGAGGAGCTCGAGGACATGCTGCTCGACTTCGGCATCATGAAGACCGACGAGCAGATGCTTGCCGAGCTTCAAGCCAAGGAAGCCGTAAAGGCGGTCGCCCAGTAA
- the nifD gene encoding nitrogenase molybdenum-iron protein alpha chain, which yields MSLEYENDGTLHAKLIEEVLSQYPDKAAKRRKKHLSVAKSGDEASEEGEVVSECDVKSNIKSIPGVMTIRGCAYAGSKGVVWGPIKDMVHISHGPVGCGQYSWSQRRNYYVGTTGIDTFGTMQFTSDFQEKDIVFGGDKKLEQIIDEIEGLFPLNNGMSVQSECPIGLIGDDTEAVSRNKAKEHGKTIVPVRCEGFRGVSQSLGHHIANDAIRDWVFEKKDIEFEAGPYDVNVIGDYNIGGDAWASRILLEEIGLRVVGNWSGDATLAEIERAPKAKLNLIHCYRSMNYICRHMEEKYGVAWMEYNFFGPSQIEASLRKIARHFGPEIEEKTEKVIAKYRPLVDAVIAKYRPRLEGNTVMLYVGGLRPRHVITAYEDLGMVIVGTGYEFAHNDDYQRTGHYVRNGTLIYDDVTGYELEKFIEGVRPNLVGSGIKEKYPVQKMGIPFRQMHSWDYSGPYHGYDGFAIFARDVDLAINNPVWGLYDAPWKKSPSRGRALAAE from the coding sequence ATGAGCCTGGAATACGAGAATGACGGCACTCTCCATGCGAAGCTTATCGAGGAGGTGCTGTCGCAATATCCCGACAAGGCGGCGAAGCGCCGCAAAAAGCACCTCAGCGTCGCAAAGAGTGGGGACGAGGCTAGCGAGGAAGGCGAGGTCGTTTCCGAATGCGACGTCAAATCGAACATCAAGTCCATTCCGGGCGTGATGACGATTCGCGGCTGCGCTTATGCCGGCTCTAAGGGCGTGGTGTGGGGTCCAATCAAGGATATGGTCCATATCTCGCACGGCCCGGTCGGCTGCGGGCAATATTCCTGGTCGCAGCGCCGCAACTACTACGTCGGCACGACGGGCATCGACACGTTCGGGACAATGCAGTTCACCTCCGACTTCCAGGAGAAGGACATTGTTTTCGGCGGTGACAAGAAGCTGGAACAGATCATCGACGAGATTGAGGGACTGTTTCCCCTCAACAACGGCATGAGCGTGCAATCCGAATGCCCGATCGGCCTGATTGGCGACGACACCGAAGCCGTGTCCCGCAACAAGGCCAAGGAGCACGGAAAGACGATCGTGCCGGTGCGCTGCGAGGGCTTTCGCGGCGTCTCGCAATCGCTCGGCCACCACATCGCCAACGACGCGATCCGCGACTGGGTCTTCGAGAAGAAGGATATCGAGTTCGAGGCCGGCCCTTACGACGTCAACGTGATCGGCGACTACAATATCGGCGGCGACGCCTGGGCCTCGCGCATCCTGCTCGAGGAGATAGGGCTGCGCGTGGTCGGCAACTGGTCGGGCGACGCCACGCTCGCCGAGATAGAGCGCGCACCGAAGGCCAAGCTCAATCTCATCCATTGCTATAGGTCGATGAACTACATCTGCCGGCACATGGAGGAAAAATATGGCGTCGCCTGGATGGAGTACAATTTCTTCGGCCCCTCCCAAATCGAAGCCTCTCTGCGCAAGATAGCCAGGCATTTTGGGCCCGAAATCGAGGAGAAGACTGAGAAGGTCATCGCCAAGTACAGACCGCTTGTTGATGCCGTCATTGCCAAGTATCGGCCGCGCCTCGAAGGCAATACCGTCATGCTCTATGTCGGCGGCCTGCGCCCCCGCCACGTCATCACCGCCTACGAGGACCTCGGCATGGTGATCGTCGGCACCGGCTACGAGTTCGCCCACAACGATGACTATCAGCGCACCGGCCATTACGTAAGGAACGGCACGCTAATCTATGATGACGTGACCGGTTACGAGTTGGAGAAGTTCATCGAGGGGGTTCGCCCTAACCTCGTTGGCTCGGGGATCAAGGAAAAATACCCGGTGCAGAAGATGGGCATACCGTTCCGCCAGATGCACTCCTGGGACTATTCGGGACCGTATCACGGCTATGACGGCTTTGCCATTTTCGCCCGCGACGTGGATCTTGCCATCAACAACCCGGTCTGGGGCCTGTACGACGCCCCTTGGAAAAAAAGCCCGAGCCGTGGGCGGGCGCTGGCTGCCGAATAA
- the nifK gene encoding nitrogenase molybdenum-iron protein subunit beta: MPQSAEKILDHAPLFREPEYRQMLAEKKLNFECPHPDQIVTDQREFTKTWEYRELNLAREALVVNPAKACQPLGAVFAAAGFERTMSFVHGSQGCVAYYRSHLSRHFKEPASAVSSSMTEDAAVFGGLKNMVDGLANTYQLYDPKMIAVSTTCMAEVIGDDLHSFIENAKDENSVPRDFDVPFAHTPAFVGSHVDGYDVMVKGILEHFWKGQERTEAGGTINIIPGFDGFCVGNNRELKRLLDLMGVSYTFIQDASDQFDTPSDGEYRMYDGGTKIEDVKKAVNAEATLSLQYYNTRKTLDYCREVEQATASFHYPLGVQATDELLMKVSAISGKEIPETIRLERGRLVDAMADSQSWLHGKKYAIYGDPDFVYAMARFVMETGGEPTHCLATNGTSAWQAEMKELLASSPFGKDAQVWPGKDLWAMRSLLFTEPVDLLIGNSYGKYLERDTGTPLIRLMFPIFDRHHHHRFALMGYQGGLRVLTTILDKIFDKLDRETSETGVTDYSYDLTR; encoded by the coding sequence ATGCCGCAGTCGGCTGAAAAAATTCTCGACCACGCTCCCCTGTTCCGCGAGCCGGAATACAGGCAGATGCTCGCCGAGAAGAAGCTGAATTTCGAATGTCCGCATCCGGATCAGATCGTTACCGATCAACGAGAGTTCACCAAGACGTGGGAATACCGCGAATTGAACCTCGCCCGCGAAGCGCTTGTGGTGAACCCCGCCAAGGCCTGCCAGCCGCTCGGCGCGGTGTTCGCGGCCGCGGGCTTCGAGCGAACCATGTCTTTCGTCCACGGCAGCCAGGGCTGCGTGGCCTATTACCGCTCGCACCTGTCGCGCCATTTCAAGGAGCCTGCTTCGGCGGTTTCCTCCTCGATGACCGAGGATGCGGCGGTATTCGGCGGCCTGAAGAACATGGTCGATGGGCTCGCCAACACCTACCAGCTCTACGATCCGAAGATGATCGCCGTCTCGACGACTTGTATGGCGGAGGTCATTGGCGACGACCTGCACAGCTTCATCGAGAACGCCAAGGACGAAAACTCGGTCCCGCGCGACTTCGACGTGCCCTTCGCCCACACGCCGGCCTTCGTCGGCAGCCATGTCGATGGCTATGACGTAATGGTCAAGGGCATTTTGGAGCACTTCTGGAAAGGCCAGGAGCGCACGGAAGCCGGGGGAACCATCAACATCATTCCCGGTTTCGACGGCTTTTGCGTCGGCAACAACCGGGAACTCAAGCGCCTGCTCGATCTGATGGGCGTGTCCTACACCTTCATCCAGGACGCCTCAGACCAGTTCGACACGCCGTCGGACGGCGAATACCGCATGTATGACGGCGGCACGAAGATCGAAGACGTGAAGAAGGCAGTCAACGCCGAGGCGACACTTTCGCTGCAGTATTACAACACCCGAAAAACGCTGGACTACTGCCGGGAAGTCGAGCAGGCCACGGCCTCGTTCCATTACCCGCTCGGCGTCCAGGCGACCGACGAACTCCTGATGAAGGTCTCGGCGATTTCCGGCAAGGAGATCCCCGAGACAATCCGCCTTGAGCGCGGTCGACTGGTTGATGCCATGGCGGACAGCCAGTCTTGGCTGCACGGCAAGAAATATGCGATCTACGGCGATCCGGACTTCGTCTACGCCATGGCCCGCTTCGTCATGGAGACCGGCGGCGAGCCCACCCATTGCCTCGCCACCAACGGCACCTCGGCGTGGCAAGCCGAGATGAAGGAACTGCTTGCATCCTCGCCCTTCGGCAAGGACGCTCAAGTCTGGCCGGGCAAGGACCTCTGGGCGATGCGTTCGCTGCTCTTCACCGAGCCGGTGGACCTGCTGATCGGCAATTCCTATGGCAAGTATCTGGAGCGCGACACCGGCACGCCGCTGATCCGGCTGATGTTTCCGATCTTCGACCGGCACCATCACCATCGTTTCGCGCTCATGGGCTACCAAGGCGGGTTACGCGTCCTGACGACGATCCTCGACAAGATCTTCGACAAACTCGATCGCGAGACAAGCGAGACGGGCGTGACGGACTATTCTTATGACCTCACCCGCTAG
- the nifE gene encoding nitrogenase iron-molybdenum cofactor biosynthesis protein NifE, with protein MSSLSAKIQDVFNEPACERNRGKDAKARKEGCSKPLTPGAAAGGCAFDGAKIVLQPITDVAHLVHAPLACEGNSWDNRGAASSGATLWRTSFTTDLTELDVVMGQGERKLFKAIREIKEAYAPPAIFVYSTCVTALIGDDIEAVCKRAGEKFGLAVVPVNAPGLAGSKNLGNKLAAEALLDHVIGTVEPDDAGPYDINILGEFNLSGEFWMVKPLLDRLGIRVRACIPGDARYLDVASAHRARAAMLVCSTALINLARKMEERWDIPFFEGSFYGITDTSEALRNIAELLVRKGADPEILNRTQTLIAVEEAIAWRKLEAYRRRLQGKRVLLNTGGVKSWSIVHALMEIGMEIVGTSVKKSTVEDKERINQILKDDNHMFEQMAARDLYAMLSEHKADIMLSGGRTQFIALKAKTPWLDINQERQHPYAGYDGIVELVRQIDLAIHNPIWSQVREPAPWDCQPAVVDEPPGTKSETATLHTVQEFTATMADDFGEC; from the coding sequence ATGTCCTCGCTCAGCGCCAAAATTCAGGATGTCTTCAACGAGCCCGCCTGCGAGAGAAACCGCGGCAAGGATGCCAAGGCGCGCAAAGAGGGCTGCTCGAAGCCGCTGACCCCCGGGGCGGCAGCCGGCGGCTGCGCCTTTGACGGCGCCAAGATCGTGCTGCAGCCGATCACCGACGTCGCGCACCTGGTCCATGCGCCGCTCGCCTGCGAGGGCAATTCCTGGGACAACCGGGGAGCGGCTTCGTCGGGGGCAACGCTTTGGCGCACAAGCTTCACAACCGACCTCACCGAACTCGACGTGGTGATGGGGCAGGGCGAGCGCAAGCTTTTCAAAGCGATCCGCGAGATCAAGGAAGCTTACGCGCCGCCAGCGATCTTCGTCTATTCGACCTGCGTGACGGCGCTGATCGGCGACGACATCGAGGCCGTCTGCAAGCGCGCGGGGGAAAAATTCGGCTTGGCCGTGGTGCCGGTCAATGCGCCGGGCTTAGCCGGCTCCAAGAACCTCGGCAACAAGCTCGCCGCCGAGGCGTTGCTCGATCACGTCATCGGCACGGTAGAACCCGACGACGCCGGGCCGTACGACATCAACATCCTTGGCGAATTCAACCTCTCCGGCGAATTCTGGATGGTGAAGCCGCTGCTTGATCGGCTCGGGATCCGGGTGCGCGCCTGCATTCCGGGCGACGCGCGTTACCTCGACGTTGCTTCCGCGCACCGGGCCCGGGCGGCTATGTTGGTGTGCTCGACCGCGCTCATCAATCTTGCCCGCAAGATGGAGGAGCGCTGGGACATCCCGTTCTTCGAGGGCTCCTTTTACGGCATTACCGACACCTCGGAAGCACTTCGCAACATTGCTGAGCTGCTCGTGAGGAAGGGCGCTGATCCGGAGATCCTCAACCGCACACAGACGCTGATCGCAGTGGAAGAGGCGATTGCGTGGAGGAAGCTCGAGGCCTACCGGAGGCGGCTTCAGGGCAAGCGCGTGCTTCTCAATACAGGCGGCGTGAAGTCTTGGTCGATCGTCCACGCGCTGATGGAGATCGGCATGGAGATCGTCGGCACCTCGGTCAAGAAATCCACCGTCGAAGACAAGGAGCGCATCAACCAGATCCTCAAGGACGACAACCACATGTTCGAGCAGATGGCAGCGCGCGACCTTTACGCCATGCTCTCAGAACACAAGGCCGATATCATGCTGTCGGGCGGGCGCACGCAATTCATCGCGCTCAAGGCCAAGACACCCTGGCTCGATATCAACCAGGAGCGCCAACACCCTTATGCCGGCTATGACGGCATTGTGGAACTCGTACGCCAGATCGACCTCGCCATTCATAACCCGATCTGGTCCCAGGTGCGGGAGCCGGCACCGTGGGATTGCCAGCCTGCGGTAGTGGACGAACCGCCGGGCACGAAGAGCGAGACCGCGACCTTGCACACTGTCCAGGAATTTACCGCCACGATGGCCGACGATTTCGGCGAGTGTTGA
- the nifN gene encoding nitrogenase iron-molybdenum cofactor biosynthesis protein NifN — protein sequence MARILSQTKSAAVNPLKCSQPLGAALAFLGVDGAMPLFHGSQGCTSFALVLFVRHFKETIPLQTTAMDEVTTILGGADNLEEAILNLKIRTKPKLIGVCTTALVETRGEDSARDIADIRLKRAEEIAGTEIVLANTPDFDGAIEEGWAKAVTAMIEGITRHGEQVRQSKKIAILPGWNLTVADIEHLREMVESFGLEPVILPDVSGSLDGTVLDRWITTTYGGTSVEDIRELGTAEHCIVIGEHMRRPAEVLRKLTGVPYVLFQSLTGLKSADRFVSLLSAISGASVPAGMRRRRAQLQDALLDGHFHFGGKKIAIAAEPDQLYQLATFFVGMGSEIAAAVTTTDMSKILEKVPAQSVQIGDLGDLEALAAGADLLVTHSHGRQASERLGIPLMRVGFPIFDRLGSQHKLTILYQGTRDLVFEVANIFQANRQAPTPKELDPLRKRETPDGARSSPLTCH from the coding sequence ATGGCGCGCATTCTTTCCCAGACCAAATCAGCCGCGGTCAATCCGCTGAAGTGTTCGCAGCCGCTGGGTGCCGCCTTGGCCTTTCTTGGGGTCGACGGTGCGATGCCGCTGTTCCACGGTAGCCAGGGCTGCACCAGCTTCGCGCTCGTGCTGTTCGTGCGGCATTTCAAGGAGACGATCCCCCTGCAGACCACCGCGATGGACGAAGTGACGACGATCCTCGGCGGGGCGGACAATCTGGAAGAGGCGATCCTCAACCTCAAGATCCGCACAAAACCAAAGCTGATCGGGGTCTGCACGACGGCGCTGGTGGAAACCCGGGGCGAAGATTCCGCAAGAGACATCGCCGACATCAGGCTGAAGCGCGCGGAAGAAATCGCGGGTACGGAGATCGTACTGGCCAACACGCCGGATTTCGATGGCGCGATCGAGGAGGGCTGGGCCAAGGCGGTCACCGCGATGATCGAAGGTATTACACGGCATGGCGAGCAGGTGCGGCAGTCAAAGAAGATCGCAATCCTGCCCGGCTGGAACCTCACTGTGGCTGACATCGAGCATTTGCGTGAGATGGTTGAAAGCTTCGGACTCGAGCCAGTGATCCTGCCGGACGTCTCAGGCTCGCTCGATGGCACCGTGCTCGACCGCTGGATCACGACCACCTACGGCGGCACCAGTGTCGAGGATATCCGCGAGCTTGGTACCGCCGAGCACTGCATCGTTATCGGCGAGCATATGCGCCGCCCCGCCGAGGTGCTGCGGAAATTGACCGGCGTGCCTTACGTGCTGTTCCAGTCGCTGACCGGATTGAAGAGCGCCGATCGGTTCGTCTCCCTGCTGTCCGCGATATCGGGCGCGTCTGTGCCGGCAGGGATGCGCCGCCGAAGGGCGCAATTGCAGGATGCGTTGCTCGACGGACATTTCCATTTCGGAGGCAAGAAAATTGCGATCGCTGCTGAACCAGACCAACTCTATCAACTCGCAACCTTCTTCGTCGGCATGGGCTCCGAAATCGCGGCGGCAGTCACCACGACCGATATGTCGAAAATTCTGGAGAAAGTACCGGCGCAGTCGGTTCAAATCGGCGATCTCGGCGATTTGGAAGCTCTTGCCGCCGGCGCTGATCTTCTGGTCACTCATTCCCATGGACGCCAGGCGTCGGAACGCCTTGGCATTCCGCTCATGCGCGTCGGCTTCCCGATCTTCGACCGGCTCGGCAGCCAGCACAAGCTCACAATCCTCTATCAGGGGACCCGCGACTTGGTTTTCGAGGTTGCCAATATTTTCCAGGCTAACCGGCAGGCGCCGACGCCCAAGGAACTTGATCCACTCCGCAAGCGAGAAACGCCAGATGGGGCCCGTTCGTCGCCTCTCACTTGTCACTGA
- the nifX gene encoding nitrogen fixation protein NifX: MGPVRRLSLVTDEVHAPMPERRAGALRVAIATQDMKDLNAHFGSAKRFAVYDVTREEWNLVEAVAFDDVSDESGEHRSEGDDRITPKVEALKGCHLLFCLAIGGPSAAKVVSAKIHPIKVPQPQSIQEVLLRTQMMLRTCPPPWLRKVLAEAGVTEKKPSFEDEDD, from the coding sequence ATGGGGCCCGTTCGTCGCCTCTCACTTGTCACTGACGAGGTTCACGCTCCGATGCCGGAACGAAGAGCAGGCGCATTGCGCGTGGCGATCGCCACGCAAGACATGAAGGACCTCAATGCCCATTTCGGGTCGGCCAAGCGCTTTGCTGTCTACGACGTGACGCGCGAGGAGTGGAACCTCGTGGAAGCCGTGGCCTTCGATGACGTTTCCGACGAGAGCGGGGAGCATCGGAGCGAGGGCGATGACCGCATCACACCGAAGGTGGAGGCGCTGAAGGGCTGTCATCTGCTGTTTTGTCTGGCGATCGGCGGGCCGTCGGCAGCCAAGGTTGTTTCGGCAAAAATCCATCCGATCAAGGTGCCGCAGCCCCAAAGCATCCAAGAGGTGCTGTTGCGCACGCAGATGATGCTCAGGACGTGTCCTCCCCCCTGGTTGCGCAAGGTGCTGGCGGAGGCAGGCGTCACCGAGAAGAAGCCGTCCTTCGAGGATGAGGACGACTGA